The following coding sequences are from one Granulicella arctica window:
- a CDS encoding glycosyltransferase family 4 protein has translation MSENFCTAVSSSLPVNVAQSVDSFGSSETPPLPASGRNYLDVEIALLCEAGGGVMRHVIDLHRGLLKRGRKATLIVSPKRMDDRYRDEIYALDKGQVVFVDMERAPHPSDVNAYLVVRSVLKKMRGRRILHAHSTKAGLLGTLLYPEVGAMLYTPHCYRATDPSLTPLKRRALRSVEMAYSQSYDRIIAVSSFEKEYALDCGVELNRVTCISNGIEYNGKACGADRSNRMRSSGTITMGFVGRLTHQKNPLLFIDTLALLVRRGYDMKAIVVGDGDLKREMMSRAEQLNVASRIDWRGEIPAREALSDMDIMAHTSHYEALPYTLLEACASLLPIVATDNHGSRSVLQGELAENIVEEATAEALSNRLLRLVHDTSLWSHQLDLLDQTAQAFSLETMVVKVEQVYLDLLSERSEPTRSMERYMAPSVSRIQALF, from the coding sequence ATGTCTGAGAACTTTTGTACTGCTGTCTCTTCTTCCCTGCCTGTCAATGTTGCTCAGAGTGTCGATAGTTTCGGATCATCCGAAACGCCGCCCCTTCCTGCTAGCGGAAGAAACTACCTGGATGTCGAAATAGCCCTCCTCTGCGAAGCGGGTGGAGGCGTGATGCGTCACGTGATTGATCTCCATCGCGGTCTACTCAAACGTGGTCGGAAAGCGACATTGATCGTTTCCCCGAAGCGGATGGACGACCGCTATCGCGATGAAATCTATGCTCTCGACAAGGGACAGGTTGTATTCGTCGATATGGAACGGGCACCCCATCCTTCCGATGTAAATGCCTACTTGGTCGTGAGATCTGTGCTTAAGAAAATGCGCGGGCGTCGTATTCTGCATGCGCACTCCACGAAGGCAGGATTGCTTGGGACTCTCTTGTATCCAGAAGTCGGCGCAATGCTCTATACACCTCATTGCTATCGTGCGACAGATCCTTCTCTCACACCGCTTAAGCGGCGAGCTCTTAGAAGCGTAGAGATGGCTTATAGCCAATCATATGACCGGATCATTGCCGTGTCCTCCTTTGAGAAGGAGTACGCACTTGATTGCGGTGTTGAACTAAACCGAGTCACCTGTATTTCTAATGGAATTGAATATAACGGTAAAGCCTGTGGCGCAGATCGTAGCAATCGTATGAGGTCCTCGGGCACTATTACGATGGGGTTCGTCGGTCGGCTTACTCATCAGAAAAATCCGCTCCTCTTCATCGACACCCTTGCGCTTCTTGTACGGCGTGGATATGACATGAAGGCCATTGTTGTTGGGGATGGAGATCTGAAGCGCGAGATGATGTCGCGGGCTGAACAGCTCAATGTGGCGAGTCGTATCGATTGGAGAGGTGAAATTCCAGCGCGTGAAGCACTTAGCGATATGGATATCATGGCCCATACGAGCCACTACGAGGCGTTGCCATACACGTTGCTGGAAGCTTGCGCTTCTCTCCTGCCCATCGTGGCCACGGACAATCACGGTTCACGTTCGGTACTGCAAGGAGAGCTCGCAGAGAATATCGTCGAGGAAGCGACAGCCGAGGCACTCAGCAATCGCTTGCTACGTCTCGTACACGACACGTCGCTATGGTCGCATCAGCTTGATTTGCTCGATCAGACCGCTCAAGCATTCTCCTTAGAAACGATGGTGGTCAAGGTCGAGCAGGTCTATCTCGATCTCCTCTCTGAGCGATCGGAGCCTACCCGGAGCATGGAACGGTACATGGCACCATCTGTTAGCCGAATACAAGCCCTGTTCTAA